A DNA window from Arachis hypogaea cultivar Tifrunner chromosome 18, arahy.Tifrunner.gnm2.J5K5, whole genome shotgun sequence contains the following coding sequences:
- the LOC112770957 gene encoding disease resistance protein Roq1, with translation MEPGETPSVSTNASWSWTVCLFISGIVFGSFISGIFLNLRPLLSSKFRALLGYQDSDSNNINDEPLGEEGSRLSQEDSASLHSLDSNVSQGSSLSQQEDSTCDHPPPESKSTMTEGSSSSPRGYKYDVYLSFRGADTRGTFIDYLYHRLMEEGILAFKDDVNLNRGESISSELLQAIKDSRISIVVFSRGYASSTWCLDELVAIVDCYKEMKQELFPVFYDVDPRDVRYQSGAYEDAFDSHRERFKEEPDKIYKWKSAMTYLANLSGFALRDPAEAEGIERIVEAVLDTLVYKFQSSRFTHKNPESTERRPSLQEFNKYDVFLSLRRTHTPYIFIDYLYHYLTKKGFSTFKSEEETERGDSIPSQDLQVIKDSRILIVVFTRDYADSTCSLEEVATIVDCHRELNQTVIPVFCDVHPRDVRRQTGPYERAFVSYTKEFKQDPLKVQKWREALNYLTNLQGVSLKDGSEIEAIGNIIQIVERLCPKFSRLSSHGPVGIQSSLAMLEKLLKLEDDCVLVLGVWGMGGSGKTTHALALYDRIVQEFEGACFIQDVSQVYRVGGATALQKQILCQFLDEELSDMYSPFEMSGFLRRRLYGKKILIVLDNVDVPRQLELLAINRNMLGNGSRIIITTRDRHILTAYEADVIYEIPLLNEDDARELFLSACPDATNYEGYTELIPRVLEYAGGLPLAIRVLASFLGSCDITVWKDTLNRLRKVPSFEVIKILQISFDGLDQEEKEIFLHIACFFHGKKLDFVIEVLNCCGFFARIGIQALMDKSLIIKNEEEIHMHDLLQEMGKEIVRQECPENPASRSRLWRYEDFSFTLKSKNEASKVKAIVLYEDASISKHEDLNIEGLSKMTNLELLIVYHQHFSGKPTSLPNKLRYLLWDGYPSSSLPSFEPYNRLVQLNLPNSRIKRLWNGSQVFRSLERVDLSYSKELKETPNFEGCPSLKRLDLTGCTNLVQVHPSIRDLKELAYLSFRDCDKLVTLNLDHKCKLSSLKVLDLYSCKNLKNTPDFTGLPNLEHIDLGECTRLSTVHDSIGTLVNLTYLNVQGCIKLKLPDSIDVTSLQTPKVHVTDRKEKKDSSK, from the exons ATGGAGCCAGGCGAGACGCCATCAGTTTCTACTAATGCTAGTTGGTCATGGACGGTGTGCCTTTTCATATCAGGTATAGTTTTTGGTTCATTCATATCAGGCATCTTTCTCAATTTGAGACCCTTACTCAGCAGCAAGTTCCGGGCTCTGCTGGGTTACCAAGattcagattccaacaacatcaacgATGAACCGTTGGGCGAGGAAGGCAGCAGGTTGAGCCAGGAAGATTCAGCTTCTCTTCATTCTCTGGATTCAAATGTCAGCCAAGGCAGCTCCCTGAGCCAGCAGGAAGATTCAACTTGCGATCATCCTCCTCCGGAGTCAAAGTCAACTATGACCGAGGGGAGTTCGTCTTCTCCGCGAGGTTATAAATATGATGTGTATCTGAGTTTCAGAGGTGCTGATACCCGCGGAACTTTCATTGATTATCTTTACCACCGGCTCATGGAAGAAGGTATCTTGGCCTTCAAAGACGATGTGAATTTAAACAGAGGAGAAAGCATTTCATCAGAGCTCCTGCAAGCAATTAAAGATTCACGGATTTCTATCGTTGTGTTCTCAAGAGGTTATGCTAGCTCAACTTGGTGTTTGGACGAACTGGTTGCTATAGTTGATTGTTACAAAGAGATGAAGCAGGAACTTTTCCCAGTTTTCTATGATGTAGATCCACGTGATGTTCGATATCAAAGTGGGGCTTACGAGGATGCGTTTGATTCGCATAgggagagattcaaagaagagCCTGACAAGATCTACAAATGGAAGAGTGCTATGACGTATTTGGCCAATTTAAGTGGTTTTGCTTTAAGAGATCC CGCTGAAGCCGAAGGGATTGAAAGAATAGTTGAGGCCGTGCTGGACACACTGGTTTATAAATTCCAAAGTTCAAGATTTACTCATAAAAATCCAGAATCCACTGAAAGAAGACCATCGTTGCAGGAATTCAACAAATATGACGTGTTTCTCAGTCTCAGACGCACTCACACTCCCTACATATTTATTGACTACCTTTACCATTATCTCACCAAGAAAGGATTTTCCACCTTCAAGAGTGAAGAGGAGACTGAGAGAGGAGACTCCATTCCTTCACAGGACCTCCAGGTAATTAAAGATTCCAGGATTCTTATAGTTGTCTTCACAAGAGATTATGCTGACTCAACTTGCTCTTTGGAGGAAGTGGCTACCATAGTTGATTGTCACCGGGAACTAAATCAAACTGTCATCCCAGTTTTCTGTGATGTGCATCCTAGGGATGTTCGAAGACAAACCGGCCCTTATGAGAGAGCGTTTGTTTCATATACGAAGGAATTCAAACAAGATCCCCTCAAGGTTCAAAAGTGGAGGGAAGCTTTGAATTACTTGACTAATCTACAAGGTGTGAGTCTAAAAGATGG ATCAGAGATTGAAGCGATTGGAAATATCATTCAGATAGTGGAACGATTATGCCCTAAATTCTCCAGGCTTAGTAGCCACGGTCCAGTTGGTATACAATCCAGTTTAGCCATGCTAGAAAAGCTTTTGAAATTAGAGGATGATTGTGTTTTAGTTCTCGGAGTTTGGGGCATGGGTGGATCTGGAAAGACAACCCATGCTTTAGCTTTGTATGACAGAATAGTTCAGGAATTTGAGGGTGCTTGTTTTATTCAGGACGTAAGCCAGGTTTACAGAGTTGGTGGTGCTACTGCTTTGCAGAAAcaaatcctctgtcaatttttagATGAAGAACTTTCAGATATGTACAGTCCTTTTGAAATGTCTGGCTTCTTAAGAAGAAGGCTTTATGGGAAAAAGATCCTTATAGTCCTTGACAATGTTGATGTGCCAAGGCAGTTGGAGTTATTGGCTATAAATCGTAACATGCTTGGGAACGGAAGTAGGATTATCATAACCACCAGGGATAGACATATTTTGACTGCATACGAAGCAGATGTAATTTACGAGATTCCATTATTGAATGAAGATGATGCTCGTGAACTGTTCTTGAGTGCTTGTCCTGATGCTACCAATTATGAGGGCTATACTGAGTTGATTCCCAGAGTACTGGAATATGCTGGTGGTCTTCCATTGGCGATCAGAGTACTGGCTTCTTTTTTGGGATCCTGTGATATAACTGTCTGGAAAGATACCTTGAATAGATTGAGAAAAGTGCCATCTTTTGAAGTTATAAAGATTCTTCAAATAAGTTTTGATGGGTTAGACCAAGAagagaaagaaatatttttgcaCATTGCTTGTTTCTTTCATGGGAAGAAACTAGATTTTGTAATAGAAGTTCTAAATTGTTGTGGATTTTTCGCTCGAATTGGGATTCAAGCTTTGATGGACAAATCACTCATTATAAAAAATGAGGAGGAAATTCATATGCATGATCTATTGCAAGAAATGGGAAAGGAAATTGTTCGTCAAGAATGTCCAGAAAATCCAGCATCGCGGAGTAGATTGTGGCGTTACGAGGACTTTAGCTTTACCTTGAAGTCAAAGAAT GAAGCAAGCAAAGTTAAAGCCATAGTTCTATATGAGGATGCCTCCATCTCCAAACATGAAGATCTGAACATCGAAGGGTTGTCAAAAATGACAAATCTTGAACTGCTCATAGTATATCATCAACATTTTTCGGGAAAGCCTACTTCTCTTCCCAACAAATTACGGTATCTTTTGTGGGATGGATATCCTTCCTCTTCTTTGCCTTCATTTGAACCGTATAACCGTCTTGTTCAATTGAATTTGCCTAACAGCCGCATCAAACGGCTATGGAATGGCAGTCAG GTATTTCGAAGTTTAGAAAGGGTGGATTTGAGTTACTCAAAAGAGCTCAAGGAGACGCCAAATTTTGAAGGGTGCCCAAGTCTTAAGCGGCTAGATCTCACAGGATGCACAAACCTAGTGCAAGTCCATCCATCTATCAGAGATCTTAAAGAACTTGCTTACTTGAGTTTCCGTGACTGTGATAAGTTGGTCACCCTCAATCTTGATCATAAATGCAAATTAAGTTCTTTGAAGGTTCTTGACCTCTATAGTTGCAAAAATCTTAAGAACACACCAGATTTTACAGGACTACCCAATCTTGAGCACATTGATCTTGGAGAATGTACACGTTTATCCACTGTTCATGATTCTATTGGGACTCTTGTAAATCTTACGTACTTAAATGTGCAAGGCTGCATCAAGCTTAAGTTGCCTGATAGCATTGATGTCACATCTCTTCAAACTCCGAAGGTTCATGTCAcggatagaaaagaaaagaaagatagttCAAAGTGA